The following proteins are co-located in the Paralichthys olivaceus isolate ysfri-2021 chromosome 10, ASM2471397v2, whole genome shotgun sequence genome:
- the med14 gene encoding mediator of RNA polymerase II transcription subunit 14 isoform X3 — MAPVQIGSDGQLVPLGGPVVSGPQPPPPGTPATHGIRLSLLIEFLLQRTYHEITLLAELLPRKTDMERKIEIVQFASRTRQLFVRLLSLVKWASNAGKVEKCAMISSFLDQQTILFVDTADRLASLARDALVHARLPSFAIPFAIDVLTTGSYPRLPTCIRDKIIPPDPITKVEKQTTLNQLNQILRHRLVTTDLPPQLANLTVANGRVKFRVEGEFEATLTVMGDDPDIPWRLLKLEILVEDKETGDGRALVHSLQVNFIHELVQARLCADEKPLQDMYNCLHSFCLSLQLEVLHSQTLMLIRERWGDLVQEERYMPAKYLTLTVWNQQVLGRKTGTASVHKVTIRIDESDGSKPLQISHEPPLPACDPKLMERAMKIDHLSVEKLLIDSVHARSNQKLQELKAILKASNPSDNSFIETALPTLVIPILEPCGRSECLHIFVDLHSGMFQPMLYGLDQSMLDDIEKTINDDMKRIISWLQQLKFWLGEQRCRQSVKHLPTVCTDVLHLSNSASHPVGNLSKHKLFIKLTRLPQYYIVVEMLEVPSSPTALQYKYSFLSVSQLEGEDGPMCAQLLQHFKPNLEHLVQDASAGKVARPGTKRKTSCDQGDPEPKKPKRSGEMCAFNKELAHLVAMCDTNMPFIGLRTELSNMEIPNQGVQVEGDSSSHAIRLLKIPPCKGVGEETRRALERSLLDCTFRLQGRNNRTWVAELMLANCPLNSTHSKEQASTRHIYLTYENPLSEPVGGRKVVEMFLNDWNAISQLYQCVLNFARALPEMPSYLSLFSEVRLYNYRKLVLCYGTTKGSSVTIQWNSSSQRFHLALGTVGPNSGCSNCHNIILHQLQEMFNKSPNVMQLLQVLSDTLAPLNAINKLPTVPMLGLTQRTNTAYQCFSILPQSPTHIRLAFRNMYCIDIYCRSRGVVAIRDGAYSLFDNTKIVEGFYPAPGLKTFLNMFVDSNQDARRRSVNEDDNPPSPVGADVMDSLMNQLQAQQQQPQTMRGGAGGVYPPLTSPPPNYHANVTPSPSMMPTQSPGALDPSSPYAMVSPSHRGQWPGSPQVSGPSPGARIHGMSPGNPSLHSPIPDPHSPRAATSSQVMPTSMPPPRKLPQRPWAASIPTILTHNALHVLLLPSPTPCLVPGLAGSYLCSPLERFLGSVIMRRHLQRIIQQEANLSIVNSNEPGVIMFKTDVLKCRVALNPKNYQTLQLKVTPENTGPWSQEELQVLEKFFETRVAGPPFKYNTLNAFTKLLGAPTNILRDCVRIMKLELYPDQAAQLKWNVQFCLTIPPSAPPIAPPGTIAVVLKSKMLFFLQLTQRIPVSQEPVTIIVPIVYDMATGLTQQADIPRQHSSSGAAALMVSSILKRFNELHPARQGECTIFASVHELMANLTLPPGTRQ; from the exons ATGGCTCCGGTGCAGATCGGGTCAGACGGGCAGCTCGTCCCGCTCGGAGGTCCGGTGGTGTCGGGTCCGCAGCCGCCGCCACCCGGGACCCCGGCCACGCACGGCATCCGACTGAGCCTGCTGATCGAGTTCCTCCTCCAGAGGACCTACCATGAAATCACCCTGCTGGCGGAGCT aCTTCCCAGAAAAACTGACATGGAGAG GAAAATTGAGATTGTGCAGTTCGCCAGTCGAACCAGGCAGTTATTTGTGCGTCTACTTTCCCTGGTGAAGTGGGCGAGCAATGCAGGGAAAGTTGAGAAGTGTGCg ATGATCTCCAGCTTTCTGGATCAGCAGACCATCTTGTTTGTGGACACAGCTGATAGGCTGGCATCACTGGCCAGAGATGCACTGGTTCATGCACGATTGCCCAGCTTCGCTATCCCTTTTGCCATCGATGTGCTCACCACAGGGTCATACCCACGCTTGCCCACATGCATACGA GATAAGATCATTCCTCCAGACCCCATTACTAAAGTTGAGAAACAGACCACTCTGAACCAGCTTAATCAGATTCTCCGACACCGCCTTGTCACCACAGACTTACCACCACAGCTAGCAAACCTCACAGTCG cTAATGGGCGTGTTAAGTTTCGTGTGGAAGGAGAGTTTGAAGCTACTTTGACCGTGATGGGAGACGACCCAGATATTCCCTGGAGGCTGCTGAAGCTGGAGATTCTAGTGGAGGACAAAGAAACTGGAG ATGGCCGAGCCCTGGTCCACAGTTTGCAGGTGAACTTCATCCATGAGTTGGTCCAGGCCCGTCTTTGTGCTGATGAAAAACCGCTGCAGGACATGTACAACTGCTTGC ACTCCTtctgtctgtcactgcagcTAGAGGTGCTTCACTCTCAGACTCTGATGCTGATCAGAGAGCGATGGGGAGACCTTGTGCAGGAGGAGAGATATATGCCCGCAAAATACCTCACACTCACCGTCTGGAA CCAACAGGTTCTGGGTAGGAAAACAGGCACGGCATCAGTACATAAAGTCACCATCAGAATCGACGAGTCAGATGGATCTAAGCCATTGCAAATCTCTCATGAACCTCCTCTCCCTGCCTGTGACCCCAAGTTAATGGAGAGAGCTATGAAG ATTGACCATCTGTCTGTGGAGAAACTCTTGATTGACAGTGTGCATGCGCGCTCTAATCAGAAGCTACAGGAACTGAAGGCCATTCTAAAGGCCAGCAATCCCAGTGACAACT cATTCATCGAGACTGCTTTACCCACACTCGTAATTCCAATACTGGAGCCCTGTGGTCGTTCAGAGTGCTTACACATCTTTGTAGACCTACACTCTGGCATGTTCCAGCCCATGTTGTATGGACTTG ATCAGTCCATGCTGGATGACATTGAAAAGACCATCAACGACGACATGAAGCGCATCATTTCTTGGCTGCAACAGCTGAA GTTCTGGTTGGGAGAGCAGCGCTGTCGACAGTCTGTGAAGCACCTTCCGACTGTGTGTACTGATGTCCTCCACCTCTCCAACTCCGCCTCTCACCCTGTTGGGAACTTGTCCAAACACAAACTCTTCATAAAGCTCACACGTCTTCCGCAGTACTACATT GTGGTGGAAATGCTTGAAGTGCCTAGTAGTCCCACAGCCTTGCAGTACAAGTACTCCTTCCTTTCTGTTTCTCAAttggaaggagaggatggaCCCATGTGCGCTCAACTACTGCAGCATTTCAAGCCCAACCTAGAACACCTTGTCCAGGACGCTTCAGCAGGGAAAGTGGCCCGACCTGGGACTAAGAGAAAG ACATCATGTGATCAGGGGGACCCAGAGCCAAAAAAGCCGAAGCGGTCCGGTGAAATGTGTGCCTTCAACAAGGAGCTGGCTCACCTGGTAGCGATGTGCGACACCAACATGCCTTTTATTGGCCTCAGAACAGAG CTGTCCAACATGGAAATTCCAAACCAGGGTGTCCAAGTGGAGGGAGACAGCAGCAGTCATGCAATACGTCTGCTAAA GATTCCTCCATGTAAAGGAGTAGGAGAGGAGACCAGGAGAGCTTTAGAGCGTTCCCTACTGGACTGCACCTTCCGACTGCAGGGCAGGAACAACCGCACCTGGGTGGCTGAACTGATGCTGGCAAACTGTCCTCtcaacagcacacacagcaAGGAGCAAG CGTCAACACGGCACATATATCTGACCTATGAAAACCCTCTGTCGGAGCCGGTGGGTGGACGGAAGGTTGTAGAGATGTTCCTGAATGACTGGAATGCCATCAGTCAGCTCTACCAGTGTGTTCTCAACTTTGCTCGGGCCCTGCCAG AGATGCCATCTTACCTGAGCCTGTTTTCAGAGGTGCGGCTGTATAACTACCGTAAGCTGGTGCTGTGTTATGGCACCACCAAAGGCAGCTCTGTCACCATCCAGTGGAACTCCAGCAGCCAACGTTTCCACCTTGCCCTGGGCACCGTGGGACCCAACTCTGGCTGCTCAAACTGCCACAATATCATCCTCCATCAGCTACAGGAGATGTTCAACAAGAGCCCCAATgtgatgcagctgctgcag GTACTTTCTGACACGCTGGCCCCTCTGAATGCAATCAACAAGCTACCAACAGTGCCCATGCTGGGCCTGACCCAGCGCACCAACACTGCCTACCAGTGCTTCTCCATTCTACCCCAGTCACCCACACACATCCGCCTGGCGTTCCGAAACATGTACTGCATCGACATCTACTGCCGCAGCCGCGGAGTGGTGGCAATCAGAGATGGAGCCTACAGTCTCTTTGACAACACTAAGATTGTAGAGGGCTTCTACCCAGCTCCAGGACTCAAG ACATTCCTGAACATGTTTGTAGACAGCAATCAGGATGCTCGCAGACGCTCCGTCAACGAAGACGATAACCCGCCCTCGCCGGTCGGTGCGGACGTGATGGACAGTCTAATGAACCAGCTGcaagctcagcagcagcagccacagacgATGAGAGGGGGTGCAGGAGGTGTTTATCCTCCTCTCACGTCACCGCCACCAAATTACCATGCTAACGTAACTCCTTCACCATCCATGATGCCCACACAGTCACCAG GCGCTCTGGACCCCAGCTCTCCATATGCCATGGTTTCTCCCAGCCATAGGGGTCAGTGGCCAGGTTCCCCCCAGGTCTCAGGGCCCTCTCCTGGAGCAAGGATCCATGGAATGTCTCCTGGTAACCCGTCGCTGCACTCGCCAATCCCTGATCCTCATTCTCCACGTGCTGCGACCA GTTCACAAGTCATGCCTACCAGTATGCCTCCACCCCGCAAGCTACCTCAGCGCCCCTGGGCTGCCTCCATTCCTACCATTCTCACCCACAATGCCTTGCATGTGCTTCTGCTACCCTCACCCACGCCCTGCCTGGTGCCAGGCCTGGCAGGGAGCTACCTCTGCTCACCGCTGGAGCGCTTCCTGGGTTCAGTGATCATGAGACGACACCTGCAGAGGATTATCCAGCAGGAAGCCAAC TTGTCCATTGTGAACTCCAATGAGCCTGGAGTGATCATGTTCAAGACGGATGTGCTCAAGTGCCGGGTTGCTCTCAACCCAAAGAACTACCAAACACTGCAGCTCAAagtcactccagaaaacacaggTCCCTGGTCCCAGGAGGAGCTTCAGGTGCTGGAGAAGTTCTTTGAGACACGG GTTGCTGGTCctccctttaaatacaacacTCTGAATGCCTTCACAAAGCTGCTGGGGGCCCCGACTAACATCCTGCGGGACTGTGTGCGCATCATGAAGCTTGAATTG tACCCCGACCAGGCCGCTCAGCTGAAGTGGAACGTCCAGTTCTGTCTCACCATCCCTCCCAGTGCTCCTCCCATCGCTCCACCAGGGACCATTGCTGTGGTGCTCAAGTCCAAGATGCTCTTCTTT TTGCAGCTGACCCAGCGTATCCCAGTGTCTCAGGAGCCAGTGACCATTATTGTTCCCATTGTGTACGACATGGCCACAGGCCTCACTCAGCAGGCTGACATCCCCAGACAGCACAGCTCCTCTGGGGCTGCTGCACTCATGGTCTCTAGTATCCTGAAGAGGTTCAATGAGCTGCACCCGGCTAGACAGG GTGAGTGTACAATATTCGCTTCTGTTCACGAGCTGATGGCCAACCTCACGCTGCCGCCTGGCACTCGTCAGTAG
- the med14 gene encoding mediator of RNA polymerase II transcription subunit 14 isoform X2, which produces MAPVQIGSDGQLVPLGGPVVSGPQPPPPGTPATHGIRLSLLIEFLLQRTYHEITLLAELLPRKTDMERKIEIVQFASRTRQLFVRLLSLVKWASNAGKVEKCAMISSFLDQQTILFVDTADRLASLARDALVHARLPSFAIPFAIDVLTTGSYPRLPTCIRDKIIPPDPITKVEKQTTLNQLNQILRHRLVTTDLPPQLANLTVANGRVKFRVEGEFEATLTVMGDDPDIPWRLLKLEILVEDKETGDGRALVHSLQVNFIHELVQARLCADEKPLQDMYNCLHSFCLSLQLEVLHSQTLMLIRERWGDLVQEERYMPAKYLTLTVWNQQVLGRKTGTASVHKVTIRIDESDGSKPLQISHEPPLPACDPKLMERAMKIDHLSVEKLLIDSVHARSNQKLQELKAILKASNPSDNSFIETALPTLVIPILEPCGRSECLHIFVDLHSGMFQPMLYGLDQSMLDDIEKTINDDMKRIISWLQQLKFWLGEQRCRQSVKHLPTVCTDVLHLSNSASHPVGNLSKHKLFIKLTRLPQYYIVVEMLEVPSSPTALQYKYSFLSVSQLEGEDGPMCAQLLQHFKPNLEHLVQDASAGKVARPGTKRKTSCDQGDPEPKKPKRSGEMCAFNKELAHLVAMCDTNMPFIGLRTELSNMEIPNQGVQVEGDSSSHAIRLLKIPPCKGVGEETRRALERSLLDCTFRLQGRNNRTWVAELMLANCPLNSTHSKEQASTRHIYLTYENPLSEPVGGRKVVEMFLNDWNAISQLYQCVLNFARALPEVRLYNYRKLVLCYGTTKGSSVTIQWNSSSQRFHLALGTVGPNSGCSNCHNIILHQLQEMFNKSPNVMQLLQVLSDTLAPLNAINKLPTVPMLGLTQRTNTAYQCFSILPQSPTHIRLAFRNMYCIDIYCRSRGVVAIRDGAYSLFDNTKIVEGFYPAPGLKTFLNMFVDSNQDARRRSVNEDDNPPSPVGADVMDSLMNQLQAQQQQPQTMRGGAGGVYPPLTSPPPNYHANVTPSPSMMPTQSPGNIHASGSPSGALRAPSPFGPTPSPSSLGIAMSQTSFASPHGALDPSSPYAMVSPSHRGQWPGSPQVSGPSPGARIHGMSPGNPSLHSPIPDPHSPRAATSSQVMPTSMPPPRKLPQRPWAASIPTILTHNALHVLLLPSPTPCLVPGLAGSYLCSPLERFLGSVIMRRHLQRIIQQEANLSIVNSNEPGVIMFKTDVLKCRVALNPKNYQTLQLKVTPENTGPWSQEELQVLEKFFETRVAGPPFKYNTLNAFTKLLGAPTNILRDCVRIMKLELYPDQAAQLKWNVQFCLTIPPSAPPIAPPGTIAVVLKSKMLFFLQLTQRIPVSQEPVTIIVPIVYDMATGLTQQADIPRQHSSSGAAALMVSSILKRFNELHPARQGECTIFASVHELMANLTLPPGTRQ; this is translated from the exons ATGGCTCCGGTGCAGATCGGGTCAGACGGGCAGCTCGTCCCGCTCGGAGGTCCGGTGGTGTCGGGTCCGCAGCCGCCGCCACCCGGGACCCCGGCCACGCACGGCATCCGACTGAGCCTGCTGATCGAGTTCCTCCTCCAGAGGACCTACCATGAAATCACCCTGCTGGCGGAGCT aCTTCCCAGAAAAACTGACATGGAGAG GAAAATTGAGATTGTGCAGTTCGCCAGTCGAACCAGGCAGTTATTTGTGCGTCTACTTTCCCTGGTGAAGTGGGCGAGCAATGCAGGGAAAGTTGAGAAGTGTGCg ATGATCTCCAGCTTTCTGGATCAGCAGACCATCTTGTTTGTGGACACAGCTGATAGGCTGGCATCACTGGCCAGAGATGCACTGGTTCATGCACGATTGCCCAGCTTCGCTATCCCTTTTGCCATCGATGTGCTCACCACAGGGTCATACCCACGCTTGCCCACATGCATACGA GATAAGATCATTCCTCCAGACCCCATTACTAAAGTTGAGAAACAGACCACTCTGAACCAGCTTAATCAGATTCTCCGACACCGCCTTGTCACCACAGACTTACCACCACAGCTAGCAAACCTCACAGTCG cTAATGGGCGTGTTAAGTTTCGTGTGGAAGGAGAGTTTGAAGCTACTTTGACCGTGATGGGAGACGACCCAGATATTCCCTGGAGGCTGCTGAAGCTGGAGATTCTAGTGGAGGACAAAGAAACTGGAG ATGGCCGAGCCCTGGTCCACAGTTTGCAGGTGAACTTCATCCATGAGTTGGTCCAGGCCCGTCTTTGTGCTGATGAAAAACCGCTGCAGGACATGTACAACTGCTTGC ACTCCTtctgtctgtcactgcagcTAGAGGTGCTTCACTCTCAGACTCTGATGCTGATCAGAGAGCGATGGGGAGACCTTGTGCAGGAGGAGAGATATATGCCCGCAAAATACCTCACACTCACCGTCTGGAA CCAACAGGTTCTGGGTAGGAAAACAGGCACGGCATCAGTACATAAAGTCACCATCAGAATCGACGAGTCAGATGGATCTAAGCCATTGCAAATCTCTCATGAACCTCCTCTCCCTGCCTGTGACCCCAAGTTAATGGAGAGAGCTATGAAG ATTGACCATCTGTCTGTGGAGAAACTCTTGATTGACAGTGTGCATGCGCGCTCTAATCAGAAGCTACAGGAACTGAAGGCCATTCTAAAGGCCAGCAATCCCAGTGACAACT cATTCATCGAGACTGCTTTACCCACACTCGTAATTCCAATACTGGAGCCCTGTGGTCGTTCAGAGTGCTTACACATCTTTGTAGACCTACACTCTGGCATGTTCCAGCCCATGTTGTATGGACTTG ATCAGTCCATGCTGGATGACATTGAAAAGACCATCAACGACGACATGAAGCGCATCATTTCTTGGCTGCAACAGCTGAA GTTCTGGTTGGGAGAGCAGCGCTGTCGACAGTCTGTGAAGCACCTTCCGACTGTGTGTACTGATGTCCTCCACCTCTCCAACTCCGCCTCTCACCCTGTTGGGAACTTGTCCAAACACAAACTCTTCATAAAGCTCACACGTCTTCCGCAGTACTACATT GTGGTGGAAATGCTTGAAGTGCCTAGTAGTCCCACAGCCTTGCAGTACAAGTACTCCTTCCTTTCTGTTTCTCAAttggaaggagaggatggaCCCATGTGCGCTCAACTACTGCAGCATTTCAAGCCCAACCTAGAACACCTTGTCCAGGACGCTTCAGCAGGGAAAGTGGCCCGACCTGGGACTAAGAGAAAG ACATCATGTGATCAGGGGGACCCAGAGCCAAAAAAGCCGAAGCGGTCCGGTGAAATGTGTGCCTTCAACAAGGAGCTGGCTCACCTGGTAGCGATGTGCGACACCAACATGCCTTTTATTGGCCTCAGAACAGAG CTGTCCAACATGGAAATTCCAAACCAGGGTGTCCAAGTGGAGGGAGACAGCAGCAGTCATGCAATACGTCTGCTAAA GATTCCTCCATGTAAAGGAGTAGGAGAGGAGACCAGGAGAGCTTTAGAGCGTTCCCTACTGGACTGCACCTTCCGACTGCAGGGCAGGAACAACCGCACCTGGGTGGCTGAACTGATGCTGGCAAACTGTCCTCtcaacagcacacacagcaAGGAGCAAG CGTCAACACGGCACATATATCTGACCTATGAAAACCCTCTGTCGGAGCCGGTGGGTGGACGGAAGGTTGTAGAGATGTTCCTGAATGACTGGAATGCCATCAGTCAGCTCTACCAGTGTGTTCTCAACTTTGCTCGGGCCCTGCCAG AGGTGCGGCTGTATAACTACCGTAAGCTGGTGCTGTGTTATGGCACCACCAAAGGCAGCTCTGTCACCATCCAGTGGAACTCCAGCAGCCAACGTTTCCACCTTGCCCTGGGCACCGTGGGACCCAACTCTGGCTGCTCAAACTGCCACAATATCATCCTCCATCAGCTACAGGAGATGTTCAACAAGAGCCCCAATgtgatgcagctgctgcag GTACTTTCTGACACGCTGGCCCCTCTGAATGCAATCAACAAGCTACCAACAGTGCCCATGCTGGGCCTGACCCAGCGCACCAACACTGCCTACCAGTGCTTCTCCATTCTACCCCAGTCACCCACACACATCCGCCTGGCGTTCCGAAACATGTACTGCATCGACATCTACTGCCGCAGCCGCGGAGTGGTGGCAATCAGAGATGGAGCCTACAGTCTCTTTGACAACACTAAGATTGTAGAGGGCTTCTACCCAGCTCCAGGACTCAAG ACATTCCTGAACATGTTTGTAGACAGCAATCAGGATGCTCGCAGACGCTCCGTCAACGAAGACGATAACCCGCCCTCGCCGGTCGGTGCGGACGTGATGGACAGTCTAATGAACCAGCTGcaagctcagcagcagcagccacagacgATGAGAGGGGGTGCAGGAGGTGTTTATCCTCCTCTCACGTCACCGCCACCAAATTACCATGCTAACGTAACTCCTTCACCATCCATGATGCCCACACAGTCACCAG ggaACATCCATGCCTCTGGCTCCCCTAGTGGGGCTCTGAGGGCACCCTCTCCTTTTGGGCCCACCCCGTCTCCATCTTCCCTGGGCATAGCCATGAGCCAGACCAGCTTTGCGAGTCCCCACG GCGCTCTGGACCCCAGCTCTCCATATGCCATGGTTTCTCCCAGCCATAGGGGTCAGTGGCCAGGTTCCCCCCAGGTCTCAGGGCCCTCTCCTGGAGCAAGGATCCATGGAATGTCTCCTGGTAACCCGTCGCTGCACTCGCCAATCCCTGATCCTCATTCTCCACGTGCTGCGACCA GTTCACAAGTCATGCCTACCAGTATGCCTCCACCCCGCAAGCTACCTCAGCGCCCCTGGGCTGCCTCCATTCCTACCATTCTCACCCACAATGCCTTGCATGTGCTTCTGCTACCCTCACCCACGCCCTGCCTGGTGCCAGGCCTGGCAGGGAGCTACCTCTGCTCACCGCTGGAGCGCTTCCTGGGTTCAGTGATCATGAGACGACACCTGCAGAGGATTATCCAGCAGGAAGCCAAC TTGTCCATTGTGAACTCCAATGAGCCTGGAGTGATCATGTTCAAGACGGATGTGCTCAAGTGCCGGGTTGCTCTCAACCCAAAGAACTACCAAACACTGCAGCTCAAagtcactccagaaaacacaggTCCCTGGTCCCAGGAGGAGCTTCAGGTGCTGGAGAAGTTCTTTGAGACACGG GTTGCTGGTCctccctttaaatacaacacTCTGAATGCCTTCACAAAGCTGCTGGGGGCCCCGACTAACATCCTGCGGGACTGTGTGCGCATCATGAAGCTTGAATTG tACCCCGACCAGGCCGCTCAGCTGAAGTGGAACGTCCAGTTCTGTCTCACCATCCCTCCCAGTGCTCCTCCCATCGCTCCACCAGGGACCATTGCTGTGGTGCTCAAGTCCAAGATGCTCTTCTTT TTGCAGCTGACCCAGCGTATCCCAGTGTCTCAGGAGCCAGTGACCATTATTGTTCCCATTGTGTACGACATGGCCACAGGCCTCACTCAGCAGGCTGACATCCCCAGACAGCACAGCTCCTCTGGGGCTGCTGCACTCATGGTCTCTAGTATCCTGAAGAGGTTCAATGAGCTGCACCCGGCTAGACAGG GTGAGTGTACAATATTCGCTTCTGTTCACGAGCTGATGGCCAACCTCACGCTGCCGCCTGGCACTCGTCAGTAG